In Telopea speciosissima isolate NSW1024214 ecotype Mountain lineage unplaced genomic scaffold, Tspe_v1 Tspe_v1.0769, whole genome shotgun sequence, the sequence ATTTATGCCAATTACGCTCAACTATAATATTTAACAAAAGGGAGAGGTTTGCTAGGGTGTAGTTTTCTGCCAATGAGGGTGGTGGAAACCAAATTGTCCAATGGAGTGAtttaatgaagagagagaatgaggtCCACGTGTGGGATGTGAGAGAGCGTACATAAATGGAAATCTACACATTAGTGTCGTGACAATCTTTTCTcataacaaatttttttggaaagtaaAGTTTGGGAAAAGATCATGAGGAGTCCagctcacgttcacgtacgtgagcatACGAGAACGGCTCACAGTAGTCAAGGTGCCAATGAAAGTGCAACCACGCAGCGATCTCTTGCCGTTATTAGTTATAAGAAGATATTTGTATATAATAGAGGGATTGATATGATGCTAAAGTGCAATTTCCTACCAATGAAGGGGTCAAAAATTGAATCATCCAATAGAGGGtttaatgaggagagaaaaTGTGGGGCCCATGGGTGGGATGTGAGAGAGCATATGCATAGGAATATGCACATTGTTggaatggaaattttttttctttgtttataaaATGCTGATGCAGATATTTGTTTATATACAACTGACTTAATAATAGAGGGATCTGTTGTGGAAATAACTATTATTAGCTATAAGAATATAGGAAAAAGAGCTttgtctaggagtgtggcctacggcATCCCACgtagtctatctctctcctcctcgtaTGAAAAACACCTCgccccttgttttgaagaggagagagatagacacgtgAAGTGTTGGCATAGCCACACTCCGAACAAAAACTACTTCCTTAAGAATATTATTTGATCTTGTTAAGCTCCGAAAGGGTTCATTATTTCGGTCAAAGACTCAAGCTAGTATAATATAGCTTTGAACGTCTAAAGaaaaggataatttttttttgataaaggcAATCTTTTTTGAGAAGGATGGCATGAGGAAACCAAGGCTTCATTTATGCACATTTCATGAAGCCAAGAAGTGGAGTTAGGCCAACCGTTTACATGCCAAAACGGGCCTTCCTAGCAAGGGTGTGTTCAATACAATTGGTGGTGTCCCTAGAGACTAGAGAGAAAGAATAGCTCTCAAACATAGCGTGAATGTCTGGATATCATCCACAAATGGGCTAAGCAGAGATGGAGGTTTGTGGGAGGCATCATTAATTAACAGAACCACTTCATGACAGTCAGACTCCACACGAATCCTCAGTTGACCAAGGTTCCAGGCATGTAGAAGACCATGAGGAATGGCTAAGGCTTCACCCAAGGGAGCGTTGGAGCAAACCATTGGTTCAGAGATAGTGAAGACTTGAGCTCCAAAATGGTCTCGCCCAATGCATCCCAGACCCCCTTTGTGCGCGTCCAAAGGAACACATGTTTATCCATATTTGAAAAACTATAATTGGGATCTCTTTTACTATGTTTTCTACTTTGCCCATACCACCTCCTACAAAAAACTCCTCCCTACcatggatccggctcctctccagagAGCCCAATGTCCAGGAATGACCAAGGGGCACCCAACGACGAGGCTAAAAATGAAGAGATAAAAGAGTTTCTATCAAACATAACATCTGTAGGTAAAATTAGTAATAGGAAAAAATATCCCAAACACAATATTTCAAACGCGAGGTATCCCCAAATGTATTGTTTCTAAACAAAAGGTACCTAACgtatgaaaatagaaaatgttgtctcaatgcacaaggctcccgctactgcaagGACTGCGAGGGAAAACAAACACATTGTGATACAATCAAGAAAATGATGGTGAGAATAAAAGAATTGAATCCAATTTTGCATAGAGATAAAATAGATAATGAGAAAATCTTTTTGTTCGAAAGTTGATGAAAAAGAAGTAACCTTTAAGGGGTTTTTTGGCCTTTTCAGCATAACATGTATTTTTTTCAAAGTAACAAGGACGAATTTTGTAATTTCAAATGTGTATTCAAAAGATGTGCTACACATTGGCAATTTTCAAGaaagacataataacaaattgctttcaaattatttttcctgtattttaaataagggaataatttttaagaataaaacaaaagacgAAAAAACAATACAAATGGAAAGTGTTTTGGCCCCAGAAGAATCAACATGGATAGCATTTCTATCTTTCATGGGATGAGACAATCATTTCCCCCACTCTCAATTTCCTGGGCGTAGCCCCACACTCCTTGACTCCCTcatagagttctttttttttaaatgcataGCTTTGTGACAAGAAGAACTAATAAATAATATTAGAGAAAGAACGATGCGTTGCAACTACAACTGTATCAGACATAGGagtgggcaaaatgactgcctcATACACCCTGAAAATTCTACTTTTTCATGGAGGTGCGCCCATCATTTTGCATGCCACAAGGGTAGCAGTGTAGGGCACCACACGCGCCCAGTATCGTTCTCTATGCAATAATTTTCTATTCATTggcatttaaaattttaaatacgaCAGCTGATGCCGTAAGCCATGGTATCATCATAATtagatttttcattaaaaaatcaATAATTCTATCTAAagaagttaaaaataaaatagcacTTTAATGCACACGGGACCCCCGAGTCAGAGAGTCCTGACCCAACTTCCTTTTGTTGGGCCTCCACCATACGTTTCAGGACCCCTATGTGGACCATATCCATTATTTAAGAATTCTTAAGAACATGGGCCCACCCAATTCACCTTCACGCGTTCTCCGACTCGTTTTGGCAACGTTTGATTCAATCCGATCCAGTCTTATCTTAATATACATAGGATCGGGAAGTGAGTCCGGATCCCACTGTTTATTCCAATCTGATGGTCCAGAAATGTGATCTTAAGTGAGGCCCACCTTCATCGGGGGTTGTCTGTTCCATCGTCTCCCGTCAGCCATGTCTGTAGCTGATGAGAGCTTCGAAGTCTCTGatctctccttcccttctcctcCACCCCCTTCCCTTTTCATCGCTTTCTCTCTCTGCTGACTTTCGTTGAGGCTTCCAAGCTTCACTGTGAAGCACTTTTTCTCTCTCATAATCTCTACATCGTCTTCCACCTCCGTGTATTCGTCGGTGTGAATCTCTGAtcgtctctcaatctctctcatggCGTTTTCACCAACCTAGCTTCACTGGTGTACTATAGTTCCCTTTTCCTTGCCCATGGATTCTCGCATGACCTTCTCGGACTCGAACGATAACAGTGGCAGTAGCAGCATCTGTTTCGTCTCTCAAACTGAGACCTTCTCTCCAGAAGCCTGCGGTGACGTCCAAGCCCTTAGACGCCTCTCTGAAAACCTAGAATCAATATTCAAATCTCCGGAATTCGATTTCTACAGCGACGCCAAGATTATAGTTAATGGGGACCGTCAACTGCCGGTCCATCGCTGCATTCTTTCTGCTCGAAGCCCCTTCTTTAGGAGCGTCTTCAGTTCTGCCGGTAGAGAGGGAGGAGGAAAGTTCGAAATGAAGGAATTGACCAAGGATTTCAATGTGGGATTTGATGCTTTGGAAGCGGTTATAAGTTATCTGTATAGTGGCAAGGTTAAGCCATTACCCAAAGATGTCTGTGCTTGTGTCGACGAAGATTGCTCACATGTCGGTTGCTGGCCAGCGGTCGATTTCATGGTAGAGGTTCTGTATGCCTCTTTCACTTTCCAGATTTCGGAACTGGTGGCTCTTTATGAGGTATAAGGAATGTCCTCTTCTCCTCATCAATCGCTTCTGAATTCTCATGTGTCTTTCTAATTCTAATGAGTTGCAAATTATTAGACACATAAATGTGATTATAGTTGAAATGAAAAACATTGCCATTGTTCATATTACTGTCCTCCAATAATGCAAAGCATCTGATAGAGAACTGGgaaaagttttcttccaccacCTGCAATAGTTAGAGTATTGAATTAGGAGATGCCAGAGTTTTTAACTTTTGCTTCAATGGAAATTATTTTACAGGAAATGTcttaaagaaaaaggaaatcgTATAGAAATAAATTTGACAGAAATTGTTTTACTGGAGCgcaataaaaattttaaaaacaactTGGAAATGGATTTTTCTTTGATGTTGATTTCTATGGTAAGTGCTTGAATCATTTACAACATTCAATTTTCGTCTATGCTATGACGTTACTAAAACATGGAAGAATTTAATCTATCAAAGCATTTAAGTAAAATTAAGAAATTTAAACTCGTGAAACAAAATTTCCTAGCTGTTATAATGTTTCACATTTTTTTAGCCCACTAATCATCATTTTCTGATAGTTAAACGGAACAAGTTACTGCATCCAGTCCTATTGACACATTATTTTTAGATGCCATTTCGTTTTTGCACATGagcatttttttctatttttgtttttccaacCTCCAGTATGGAATAAATAAGGCTGTATTCTTTTGTTGCAGAGGCACCTGCTTGACATTCTTGACAAGGTGGCAACAGATGACTTACTGGTGATATTATCTGTTTCAAATATGTGCGACAAATCTTGTGAGAGGTTGCTGAAGCATTGTACTGAGATTGTAATCAAGTCTGATGTCGATATCATCACTCTTGAAAAGTCATTGCCCCATGATATTGTTAAACAAATAATGGATTCACGCAAGGAACTTGGCTTACTTGGGTCTGAAAGCAACAACTTCCCAGATAAACATGTGAAGAGAATACATAGGGCTTTGGATTCTGATGATGTTGAATTGGTGAGAATGTTGCTGAGAGAGGGGCATACCACACTAGATGATGCATGTGCACTACACTATGCTGTAGCATATTGTGATGCCAAAACTACAACAGAGCTCCTCGATCTTGGAATTGCTGATATTAATCATCAGAACCTAAGGGGATACActgttctacatgttgctgcaATGCGGAAAGAACCCAAGATTATAGTATCCCTTCTAACAAAAGGAGCCCGTCCACCTGATCTTACTCCAGATGGAAGAAAAGCACTTCAGATCTCCAAGAGGCTCACCAAATCTGTGGATTACCATAGATCTACTGAAGAAGGAAAAGCTTCTCCGAAGGATCGACTGTGCATAGAGATATTGGAGCAAGCAGAGAGAAGGGATCCACTACTGGGAGAAGCTTCTGTTTCTCTTGCAATGGCTGGTGACGATCTGCGTATGAAGTTGTTATACCTTGAAAATAGAGGTGAGCCGTCACCATGGCTTCCAAATATCTATTCTTTATCTCTGTATGGCCCCTTATTATCAGATTTCAGATGATACCTATGGTTGCTGCCAGGAATTATTTCATTTTGAATCCCGGTAGCATTTGTATGAATAAGTTGTGGCTTCAAAACAGATTTAAGTCATACTAGTGAAGCCATTTTATGGTGAAACTTAATATAAAAGTACAATTATGGTAGCACTTAAAAGGTACCCTCTTCATATCTGGAGAATGGAAATTTTATAATCAATGCATACCTCCCAAAACTCCAAAAACCCATTTAATGTTTACTTGGTGAAGTCGTATGTCAATACTGAGTAAATCAGTATTGACTGGAAAATGCATTTATTCTATCTCAAAAACAATTTTTCTGTGTGCACTATTATTCTGGTTTCACTTAACTGGAATTCAGTTTAATGGTGTTatatactttttcttttgttacaTGCTTTCTCATGTGTTGTTAATTTAGCATTAATTCTGGGTTCTAATGTACTTTTAGATTGTTGTTTCCTTTTTGAATCAGTGCTCCAGTTATTCCACGGATATGCTCTCTTCCCCCGTCCCTCCCtccactgaaaaaaaaaatgcaatgcaTTTCTATTCTCCCTTTTTGCCATTCTCTtctattgaagaatcaatggcCATTCTAAACTATTATTTGAGGCCCTCATGCTTTTTTCTCAGCATGACACTGCGTCTTACTGCACAGGTTATTATTCTATGTGAgatttagtttgattttattaATTTCAAATTCTAAAAACTGTTCCTTCTTTCCAACTCACCCCCAAGAAGAAAGTGTTACCAAAACCAGAActgaatgaatgcttgaatgaccagaatcgatcatccagccccttatttataataaccacaAATCATAACCAAAGTATGAATGTCCCCCTAGTCCTATtcgtattaggaattcccactccaattaggaatcccaaatagagattggatagagggaaaaatacagaaaagaaataaaaaataaaacataaaacaactaaaacaataggactaaattacccctattgggtaaagtagcccatctcaacactcccccttaagttggagcaaagatgtcgatcatgcccaacttgactagattgagatgaaacaatttcccagacaatcccttggtgaagatatcagcaagttgattagcagatgtcacaaagggaatacaaatcagcccatcttctaacttctctttgaagaaatgcctatccacctcaacatgcttggtacgatcatgttgtactgggttgtgtgctatgctgattgcagccttgttgtcgcagtacaacatcataggaagacgaataggaacaccaagaccTTGTAacaaacctttaagccagagtaactcacaaataccttgtgtcatagctcgaaactcagcttcggcactagaacgagcaactacattttgcttcttgctacgccatgtgacaagatttccacctacaaaggagcaatacccagaaatagatttGCGAtccgcagaaccagcccaatcagcatcagtgtatgcttctatccgaaggtgaccatgtgcagacaaaagaatttcttttccaggagctgacttcaaatagtgcaagatacgaagaacaacctctatatgagaagagtagggatcatgcataaactggctcacagtactcatGGAGACAGCAATGttaggacgagtgtgtgagagataaatcaacttccctacaagtctttggtaccggcctttatcaacaagctcaccctctttttccttgagccgaacagtagagtccataggagtatttgaaggatggcagcctaacaacctggtttcagccaataagtctaggacatacttcctttgggagagaaaaatgcctttagaagatctgaccacttcaatcccaagaaagtatcgtagtttccctagatctttaatctcaaattcttgtccaaggaaggtcttcaaccgtctgatctcattaccatcattgccagtaaccactatgtcatcaacgtagactataagaacaatgagtttttcaccagccctctttataaagagtgtgtgatcagcattactctgcttatagcccacagaaatcatggccttgtggaaccggccaaaccatgctcgaggtgactgtttcagcccatatagtgcatgcttcagcctacacacttttccttggtttctacacaagagaaccctggtggaatgtccatatacacctcctcatacgattgctccatttaggaaggcggTTTTACATCTAGTGccgcaaatcccatccaaggttaaGCTGcataagataataacacacgaacagtatttaactttgcaacaggtgcaaaagtttcctggtaatcaatgccgtatgtttgagtgaaccccttggccacaagtcgtgccttatacctatccacagtgccatccaccttctgtttcaccacaaacacccatttacatccaacggttttcttcccaggtggaagaaccataagctcccatgtgttatttttcttcaaggcctccattttttccatcatagctgccttccactttccatctgataaagcttcctgccaagtgttaggaatacgaacagaagaaagagaggaaacaaaagcacgaaaggatggggaaagggagtcataagaaacaacatgagatatgggatgttgagtgcaagtcctgacacctttgcgaagagcaataagCAATttaggagaaggaacattaccaggtggagagcgGGTTCggatccgggttcggcaattggatgggtctGGAGCAACATTGATTGAACACCTTATGTttccttccataggtcttcacaAGACTGTCATCAAttctcctctgaaattcactaatagtcctctggataggagtctggaccggggtagGTTGCTCCCCTTGAATAGAGATAGtatccccctgtataggaacctctccccctgactcagggggagtactaggggtaggccgaactggttcagactcgtggtaaacagactgaagtggaggtggagagtcaatagtcagcacatcttcactaacactctccccctgaagaggtggggacacataatatgaaacactttcatgaaagacgacatccatgctgacaaaagtccggcgggatggagggtaataacatttgtaccccttctatgtagcagagtatcccaagaaaatgcagcggagactacgggggtcaagtt encodes:
- the LOC122648317 gene encoding LOW QUALITY PROTEIN: BTB/POZ domain and ankyrin repeat-containing protein NPR1-like (The sequence of the model RefSeq protein was modified relative to this genomic sequence to represent the inferred CDS: deleted 1 base in 1 codon) translates to MDSRMTFSDSNDNSGSSSICFVSQTETFSPEACGDVQALRRLSENLESIFKSPEFDFYSDAKIIVNGDRQLPVHRCILSARSPFFRSVFSSAGREGGGKFEMKELTKDFNVGFDALEAVISYLYSGKVKPLPKDVCACVDEDCSHVGCWPAVDFMVEVLYASFTFQISELVALYERHLLDILDKVATDDLLVILSVSNMCDKSCERLLKHCTEIVIKSDVDIITLEKSLPHDIVKQIMDSRKELGLLGSESNNFPDKHVKRIHRALDSDDVELVRMLLREGHTTLDDACALHYAVAYCDAKTTTELLDLGIADINHQNLRGYTVLHVAAMRKEPKIIVSLLTKGARPPDLTPDGRKALQISKRLTKSVDYHRSTEEGKASPKDRLCIEILEQAERRDPLLGEASVSLAMAGDDLRMKLLYLENRVGLAKLLFPMEAKVAMDIAQVDGTFEFPLTIHSGNAPGGQRTVDLNEAPFKIEEEHLNRMRALSKTGKYEVYTLSHWEYS